The Triticum aestivum cultivar Chinese Spring chromosome 7B, IWGSC CS RefSeq v2.1, whole genome shotgun sequence genome window below encodes:
- the LOC123155795 gene encoding uncharacterized protein: MYLHADGDGRGVSLGHRRDSVNVAWAVHVYNVQAHYVLLQSAAYGRYLAATVMPAPRGQRGLRVVQRNHYHPEVGQMAWQAYRFGFEEDVLLRDAAGGRCLRANGKYLPWNNGVSVDGIDNFSTMMHWVVEHIPAGENIPRLP; encoded by the coding sequence ATGTACCTGCACGCCGACGGCGACGGCCGTGGCGTCTCCCTCGGCCACCGCCGGGATTCGGTGAACGTGGCGTGGGCGGTGCACGTGTACAACGTCCAGGCGCATTACGTACTCCTCCAGAGCGCCGCCTACGGCCGCTACCTCGCCGCCACGGTCATGCCGGCGCCCCGTGGCCAGCGCGGGCTCCGCGTCGTTCAGCGCAACCACTACCATCCGGAGGTGGGACAGATGGCCTGGCAAGCCTACAGATTCGGGTTCGAGGAAGACGTCCTGCTCCGCGACGCCGCCGGCGGCCGCTGCCTCCGCGCCAACGGGAAGTACCTCCCCTGGAACAATGGCGTCAGCGTCGACGGCATCGACAACTTCAGCACGATGATGCACTGGGTCGTGGAGCACATCCCTGCCGGGGAGAACATTCCTCGCCTCCCATGA